Genomic segment of Roseofilum capinflatum BLCC-M114:
CGACTGCGGTCAATCTGAACAATTCCACCATCAGTTTACCCGAAGACACCAACACTACTAGCGCCATAAAAGTGGCTGATATTGCCATTACTGATGATGGAGAGGGAACCAACACCCTCAGTTTAAGTGGTGCGGATGCCGGTAGCTTTGAAATTAGTGGTTCTGAACTCTATTTGAAAGCGGGGACAGTTCTAGATTTTGCCACCCAGTCTAGTTATGACGTGACGGTGGAGGTGGATGACACGACGGTGGGTGCGACTCCTGATGCGACAACGGCTTATAGTTTGGGCATTACGGAAGTGGCGACGAATGCTGCACCGACGGCAGTAGACCTAAATAACGCCACAGCCAGTTTAGCCGAAGACACCGATACCACTAGCGCGATAAAAGTGGCAGATATTGCCATCACCGATGATGGACTGGGAACCAACAACCTCAGTTTAAGTGGTGCGGATGCCGGTAGCTTTGAAATTAGTGGTTCTGAACTCTATTTGAAAGCGGGGACAGTTCTAGATTTTGCCACCCAGTCTAGTTATGACGTGACGGTGGAGGTGGATGACACGACGGTGGGTGCGACTCCGGATGCGACGACGGCTTATAGTTTGGGCATTACGGAAGTGGCGACGAATAATGCACCAGTTGTCCAGACTCAGATAGCTGACCAAACTGTAGATGAAGACCATCAATTTACCCTTGATATTGCCGCAAATTTCAGTGATGCTGATGGAGATGAGTTAACCTATAGTGCTACTTTAGCCAATGGTGCAGCCTTACCCAGTTGGTTGAACTTCAATGGCAGTCAGTTTAGCGGGACAGCCACAGGTGTGGGAGCGCTGGAGATTAAGGTAACGGCTGATGATAGTCAGGAAACCGTTGAGGATACGTTTAAGTTAACTGTAAATCAGAACGTCAACGATCCTGTGGTTCTGATTCAAGACATCCCTAACCAAACCGTAGATGAAGGGAGTGAGTTCAGTTTAGATGTGTCTTCCTTTTTCAGAGATCCTGACGGCGATCCGATAACATACTACAGCTTTGCGGGCGATCATAGACCGGAATGGCTAAATTTCAATGGCAGTACGTTCAGTGCTACGCCAACCCAGGCAGCAGTGGGATATAACATTATTACAGTAACAGCATTCGATCCGGACTGGGCAGGAGTGCAAGGAAGTTTTGTATTAACTGTAAATGAAATCAATGATGCTCCCATTGTAATCAAGGAAATTCCTGACCAGACTATACAGCAAGGCTCTCCTGAATGGCAGACTGGCACTTTTTGGTTAGATTTTAGTGGTTTTGAGTCGGATCTTGGCGATCTTAACTCATATTTCAGCGATCCGGAGGGAGAGCAGTTAACCTACAGTGCCGAGGGCTTACCCAGTGGGTGGGTGTTCGATAAAAACAGTTGGATTATCTCCGGTATAGCCAGCAATGACCAAGTGGGAGAGCATGAGCTAACTATAGCGGCTAGTGATGGTGAGCTAACCACTCGTCAGACGTTTAAGGTAACTGTCAATAACGTCAACGACCCTGTGGTTCTGATTCAGCCCATTCCTGACCAAACCGTAGCTCAAGGGAGTGAGTTCAGTTTAGATGTGTCTTCCTTTTTCAGCGATCCTGACGGCGATCCGATAACATACTACAGCTTTGCGGGCGATCATAGACCGGAATGGCTAAATTTGAATGGCAGTACGTTCAGTGCTACGCCAACCCAGGCAGCAGTGGGAACTCACGAGATTATATTTCTAGCAGTAGATCCCACGTTTGAAGAAGGAGAGGTAGGATTTTTTTACCTTAACGGTGACCCCCGAAGCCATTGCCCAAACTATCCAAGCCAACGCCCAAGACGGCCCCATCTCTGGAGCCACTGCCTTCCTCGACACCAACTTCAACGGCATCCAAGACAGCAACGAACCCGGTGCAACCACTGACGCGGCGGGTAATTTCACCCTGGATATCTCCGTCAACTTCGACCTCAATGGCAATGGCACTCTCGACCCCGACGAAGGACAATATGTGGTGGTTGGCGGAACTGATGCCATCACCGGCCAAGCCTTTACCGGCACATTGCGAGCCGTTCCCGGTTCCACTGTGGTGACTCCGCTAACAACTCTCGTCGCGAGTCTCGTAGATACCGGACTCACCCCAGAAGCAGCACAAACTCAGGTGAAAACCGCCCTGGGACTGCCCAGTAATATCGACCTCTCCACTTTCGACCCCATCGCCCAAGGGGGTTCGAGCGCAGCGCAAGCGGTCTTAGCTGCCCAAGTAGCGGTGCAAACTCTAGTTAGCCAAGTGAGCAACGCCATAGGGACGAGTCTCGGTATCGGTGGCAATACCTTAGACGCTGAAGTGACAGCTAACTTGGCCAAGCTTGTACAATCCGGTAGTGTAAACCTGAGCGACTCTAGCGCCATTCAAAGCCTGGTCAACACCACCGCCAGCACTCTGACGGAGTTTGACGAAGAGTTAAACCTAGACCAAGTAACCAACAACAGCGCACAACTAGCCCAAGTTATCGCTGCCAGCAACGAGCAAATCCTCACAGCCACCAGTACCGAGCAACTCTTCCAAGCCCAAAAAGTGTCCCAAACCAGCGTCACGGAAGATTTAACTGCTGCCTTCAGTGGCACAAAATCCTTCAGCGAAGTAGTGGCCGAAAATACGGGTGCAGCTCTCACCAGCCAAGTGAGCGCCGCCAGCATCAATGGTTCCGTCCTCACGGAAAATACCACATTTGCCACTAACTCGACCCAACCGTTTACCGACCCAGTAGCGCCAGAGTCCACACCAGTACAGGCTTCCACCCTGTTTAACCCGGAAGCCTTAGAAGCCTTAATCAACACCTTAAACTATGCCGTCACCCTCAACAGCCCCCCTCCCCACGACCTGATGTTGGGAGATGCGAGCGCTAATACCCTAACGGGTGGCGTAGGCAATGATACCTCGTTTGGGGGTGGTGGTGCGGATTACCTGCTCGGCAATCAAGGAGAAGATGTCCTGCATGGCAATGCCGGAAAGGATACCATCCACGCCGGACAAGGGAACGATCTGGTACGGGGCGGTCAAGATGATGACTGGGTTTGCGGAGATTTGGGGGATGATACCCTAGGCGGTGACTTGGGTAATGATACCCTGCTCGGTGGTATGGGAAGTGACTTAGTAGTGGGAGGTGAGGGTAATGACCTGGCCCACGGCGGTCAAGGCAATGACCAAATTTCTGGCGGCGCAGGTAATGATACGGTCTCTGGAGATCTGGGAAATGATACCTTATCTGGCGGTGCAGGGGCGGATCGGTTTGTCCTGGGAACCAGTCATGGCTCTGATATCATAACGGATTTCGCCATTGGTGAGGATGTGTTGTACTTGATGAATCCCCTGACCTTTAGGGATTTAACGGTTACTCAAGTCACGGGCAGTTCGGGCGTGGAAACTCAGATTCGCGTCAGTGCCAGCAATGAGTTGTTAGTGACGTTGACGGGGGTTTCTGCCGATGGGATAACGGCGGCGGTGTTTGGAGTATAGCTGGGGAGTCAGAAGCCGGGTTTCTTCAAGAAACCCGGCTTCTCGATACAGTAATCTTATGGGATAAAGGTTAAGAGGTACAGTGAATTGGAACCAGAGGAGGTGTGGCAAGAAGTTGGTAAAATGGTCATAACCTATCCATTGATGGAATGCGATCGCTGTGCGATCGCGGTGATGGCATGGTTGGCACAACAGGGTATTGCCGGAAAAATCCTGAGATTGCAAACGAAACGCCCAAGCGAAATATTTATTATTAGTCGTCGCTACACTATGAATGAATCGATTACTGAGAATGGTACACACTATGGAGTAGAGGTGTTAGGATTGGTGTTTGATAATTTGTCTGAATATGGCTTGCCAAGATCGCAATGGATTGCTGATTTTATGTGCCCCAGTGGTCAATTCTTAATTGATGAATTAGAATATTTAGGAGATGAGAATGGCTAATTTATTTAACACTTTAAACAAAATAAAAGAAGCCCCAGGAATGTATCTCGGTCGTCCTTCAGTTAGCGATCTCTTTATGTTTTTAGTGGGTTATGAGTTTGCCCGATCGCAAATGGGACAGGAATTAGAACCCTCAGAAGAGGATTTCTATCAAAATTTTCAACCTTGGCTTCAGGAAAAACTCGGAGTTCCTAGTGTGACCAGTTGGGCGAAGCTGATTATGCTATCTTGCCATGACGAAAAAGCAGGGTTTGACAAATTCTTTGCACTCCTCGATGAATTCATTGCCCAAGACAATCAACAGGTTGCTTAAATTAGAGGTTCTCATTCAACATGACTGATCTCCGTTTTGTCTATTTGACTGGACTGCCTTGCTCTGGAACTGGGTTTCTTCAAGAAACCCGGCTTCTCGATCGTGTAAGATCAAGTCCGGTTAAACAGTTGTCATTGCGACCTCCGGGAAGCATTCGCGCTTCGCGCAAGCTTCGCTAACGCTAAGATTACCGGGATTGTTGGGATTGCTTCATTCCGCTAAAAAAGGATTAATGAATCGAATGCCACATCCTTCAAAGTCTCTAGTATTGCGGGTGACCAAAGTCAATTGATGAATCTGAGCAGTAGCCGCAATCATCATATCAGCTTGAGTCCTAGGTTTTCCCTGAGACTGCAATCTACCTCTTAATTGTCCAGCAACCTTAGCAATTGTTGGGGTTACTGGAAGAATCAGACATTTAGAGTCGATAAAAGTGTCAAACCAAACTTTAATTCTAGAGTTGGGTTTCCAAGCCAAACCATAATAAATTTCGTCAACCGTAATTACACTAATCCTAATTTCTGAGAGCTTGGCCGACCAATTTATGACGTTTTGATTGGGCTTAGATCGGGTTAATTCACTGATTATATTCGTGTCCAATAGAAACATCATCACCAGGGTCACTAAAAGAATTCTCTCTATTTTGTCGCTGGGGAATTTCCAGGAAATAATCTTCTTCGGCACACAAGCTCCGCAACTCGGCAAAAGTATCAGCAATTGAAGACATTTTGCGCTGCTGTTGCCAAGTTAAAAAATCTTGAAATAATCGACTATCTACCACGGCGGCTACTAGGCGATCGCCCTCATAAATCAGTTGCGGCTCTTTCGGGGTTGCACTCAGAATTTCCTGAAATTTTTGCTCGATATTACGAATGTCCCAATTCAAGTTTTTACCTCCTGATGCCTGTATATATAGCAAACCTAAATGAGTTGTGTAATGGCTGCCCCTCATCCCCCTACCCCCTTCTCCCGCGGGAGAAGGGGGAAAAAGTCAAGAATCCCGTGGGAGAGGGATATAGGGAGAGGGCATTTCCTGTTGCACAACTTATTTAGACTAGCTATAGCAAACCTAAATGAGTTTATGTAATGGCTGCCCCTCATCCCCCTGCCCCCTTCTCCCGCGGGAGAAGGGGGAAAAAGTCAAGAATCCCGTGGGAGAGGGATTTTCCTGCGGACATGAAAGGGAGAGGGCATTTCCTGTTGCACAACTCATTTATTTTACTCCATAGCTCAAAGCAAGCGAATTAGTTCTTCCGGATAGTAGTAAGGTGGGCAGGGTCTTCTAGTATAATTTGAGCGATATTGCTTATGCTCCTGCCCACCCTACAATTGGTCTCCAACCCAGATCCATTTTTAATTTTTAATTGACTTATGACTGATCCCCGTTTTCTCTATTTGACTGGACTGCCTTGCTCTGGAACTGGGTTTCTCAGTCAGCTTTTGAGCCAGCATCCAGAGGTGTATAGCGATCGCCGAGAATCTCCTTTATGCGATCTGGTGGTTAACTTTCGGTCTGTTCTGTCTGAGCATCCCCAACTGACTCCCCTGGTGCAGGATGAGGTGAAGGGGATGATGGAGCGATCGCGCTATGGCATCCAAGGTTTTATCAAGGGTTGGTACTCCCAGGTTTCTGAGTCTTGGGCGATCGATGCTCATCCACAATGGTTACAGCATTTAGAATTAATCCATTTTCTTGACCCGGACTGTAAAATGGTGGTCTGTGTGCGAGAATTAGGACAAGTGTATGCCACCATTGAACGCCAGCATCAGAAGACTCTGTTGTTAGATTTTCCAGAGAAAATCGCCGATCTCTCACGGACTGAACGAGCCAAACAATTCTTTTCTCCTTCAGGTCGGATGGGTTCTTTCCTAAATACCTTGGAGCAAGTCCAAGACTTAGAAGAAACGTTGCAACAACGGCTCTTTTATGTGGTGTACGAGCATTTAATGAGCGATCCTCAAGAGGTGTTGACGGAGTTACTCAAATGGCTAGATCTTACCCCCATTACGGCTGATTTAGGCAGTTCTGCTCTGTTACCCAGGTCTCCCGCTTCATTCAGTCAGTATGGTGAAGAAGCTTATGAGGGCGATCGCCCTCTGGTTCGCTATCCTCTGCCCAACCGGTTTGAAGTGATGATTAAACAAAATTTCAGTTGGTTTTATCGTTTATTTTATCCGGGTTTGTTATAACAGTTTATTAATGTTATGGAGGGCGGGTTTACAACATCAATGGTTATGCATCGAAGATTTGGGTGAACCCGCCCCTACTTATCAACACCCATTGTTAATTGTTTCGGCTGTCGCCGACATGAAAATTGTTAATTGTTAATTGTTAATTGTTAATTGATATGGATCTTAAATCACTAATTCTCCACCAAGGACGGTCTCTGACTTTGAGGCGAACCCAACCCAGTGATGCTCCTTTGCTGTTGGAAAAAATGTACTCACGCTACGAGTTTATGCGCTTATTTCGCCTGAACGATCGCGCAGAAACCGTGGAGCAGGTGCGAGAAAAGCTAATTCAGCGATCGCGCTCTAGCTCTGCCCAAAGCAGCGATCTGGAATGCTTGATTATTCACAAGACCCATGGGGCGATCGGCATTATTGCGGCTGTTGATTATACCCCTTTACATCGAAAAGCAGAATTGCTAGTCGGAATTTTCGATCCGGAACATCGCTCTGTTAGCCATGGTGTAGAAGCCTGTTTGCTAATGACTGATTTGGTTTTTAATGCCTACAATTTACATCGTTTTTATGCCCATTCTTATGGTTATAATCATTCGGTTCATATTATCTTTAAAAAAGTGGGAGCTGAACTCGAAGGAATTATGAAAGAGCATTTATACGATCCCGTCAGTCAAGAGTATGTGGATATGCATATTTTTGGCATGGTTGAAGCTCAAATGCGTCAAAACTCTCGAATCGCTCGCTTATCTAAACGCTTAATCGGGCGCGATATTACTCAACCTTTAACAGCGCCTTTACCTCCTCCCGATTTATCCAAGATTCCTGAGTGTGAACAGTTGCGTACTGCCCCAACTTGGGTCAAATCAGGAGCATTGATCCCACATCCCAATTAATATAGCGCTTTCCGCTTCGCGGACATGAACGCGCTAGGGAATAGGGAATAGGGTTGTAGTACATGGCTTTGAGCCTTTAAGACTGTACACCATAACAGCGCGAAGCGCTGTATCAAATCCGGATAATCAGTTACACAATGTCATTGCGAACGGAACGCAGTGGAGTGAAGCAATCTCCCTAATTAAAAATCCAGGGAGCAAGATGCTCCCACTCCAGTCATATCAAAGAATTTGAGGAGTGCGGGCATCTTGCCCGCTTCTTAACAAATTTTCATGTCCGCTTGCGGAAACCGGACTTGATATGACAAGTCTTTAACCGGACTTGATATAACTTAAATCCACTGAATGGAAAATTATTTCCCAATACAAAAGCGGCTAAAGATGCGATCGAGTACGGATTCGGTGACTTCTTCTCCGGTGACTTCTCCCAAGGCTTGAATGGCTCCCCGTAAGTCAATAGTCCAGAAATCGAGGGGGAGCTGTTCGGCAATGGTGGCTTGCACTTGCTCTAGGGCAACTTGGGCGCGGGTGAGGGCGGCGGTTTGCCGTTGGTTAATGGCAATATCGAGATTGGCGGCTTGTAGGTTGCCCCCATTCACGGCGCTGAGAATGGCTTCTTCTAGGGCTTCAATGCCTTGTTTATGGGCGGCTGCGGTTTTGACGATCGCCACAATATCCCCCGGTAAACCAGAGGGCAACTCGCCCACTAAGTCAATTTTATTAAGGATTAGAATCACTTTTTCGGGGGGCAGTTGCTCGTAAATGGCGCGATCTTCGGCAGTCCATCCGGCAGCCGCATCGAGGGTAAAGAGGATCAGATCGGCTTTTTGGGTGGCTTGGCGCGATCGCTCTACGCCGATTTTCTCCACGCGATCGCCCGTATCCCGAATGCCTGCGGTATCTAATACTTGAATGGGAACCCCGCGCACCACGAGCTGAGTTTCCACAATATCGCGGGTAGTGCCGGGTAGATCGGTAACAATGGCGCGATCGCTCTGACTCCAAGCATTGAGTAAGCTCGATTTTCCCACATTCGGACGACCGACGATCGCCACTTTTAAGCCACTGCGGAGTAATTCCCCCTGATTAGCCGTGGCTAAAATGCTGTTTAATTGCTCTAAAACTTGATTAATTTCGGTGATAATTTTCGGCTCATCCAGAGGGGGCAGATCGTCCTCAAAATCAATCCTTGCTTCAATTTCCGCCAATAGCTCCACACAGGTTTTACGCAGATGGCGAATAGGAGAAGCCAACTTACCCTGAATTCCCGCTAGGGCTAATTCTGCGGCTTGAGGCGATCGCGCCCCCACCAGATCTGAGATACTTTCCGCTTGGGTTAAATCAATCCGTCCATTCAGAAACGCTCTCAGGGTAAACTCTCCCGGTTGTGCCAGTCGAGCGCCCTGCTCTAAACACAGCGTCAGCACCTGCTGCACCACCATGATGCCCCCATGACAATGGAACTCCACCACATCCTCGCGGGTGTAGGAGCGCGGCGCTTTCATAATCATCAGCAAAGCCTCATCCACCGTCGCCCCCGTGTGCGGATCGCAGATATACCCGTACAGAATGCGATGGCTCTCCCAGGGCTGATTTCCGGGCGCTTCAAACAGCAATTGGGCGATCTGCAAAGCTTCGGCTCCCGATAGTCGCACAATGCCCACACTACCCGCTTGGGGCACAATGGCAGTAGCGATCGCCGCGATCGTATCTTTAGCTGCAAACGAATTCAACATCTTGTCAGTCTTTCCCCTCTCAAGAGCCAGTCTTTTTTACATTCTATTTTCCCAAGAAAAAAATATTCAAACTTCTTAATCAAAACAAGAGTTATTGAATATACTCAAATTCCAGAGATGGGGTCTTATGGGCCAAATTGATGGGTACGATCGCGGCGATCGCATCTCTTCCTGGGGGATGATTCATCTTCTGGCTACAACCCGATATAATAACCCTGATATTATCCGATCCATTTTCCACCCATTTCCTATGGAAAATACTGCTTCCGATCTGGCAACCTTTCCAACTCAATGGTTGGGTATTGGCTTATTTGCCTTGGCGATCGCCTCCATCATTCTGGGCTTACGCGCCCTCCCTGGAATCATTTTAAGGGCGATCCTATTGCTGCTACCGAGCCAAGCTGCCACTATCTTAGAAAAAACCGTTACTCCATTCAAGGGATTAATTCGCATTGTTTTCCTATTCGCTCTCGTCGATCTGACTCTCATTCTATGGGATCTCGATTTTCTCAGTCCTTGGGGCGAGAGGATCGTGAGCTTAAGTCTCACCGTCACTACCAGCGTATTAGCTTCGCGCATTTTTCAACAATTCTTTGATGTTTATCTAATTGATGCTGCCTTTCAGAGTGGACGCAAAGTTAATAGCGAGCTATTGATTGTCAGTAAATGGACAGTGAATGCTGCGATTATCATTCTGGCAATTCTGCTTTTTGCCCAAACTCATCAGGTGAATGTTATCGGATTATTGGCGAGTTTAGGTGTTGGAGGATTGGCGATCGCCTTTGCTGCCCAAAATACCCTCAGCCAATTTCTAGGCGGTATCGTTCTTTATATCGATCGCCCCTTTGTCGTCGATGACTATATCGGCTTACCCGATGGCACATTTGGCCGGGTAGAATCCATTGGACTGCGATCGACCAAAATTCGCACCTCTGGCAAAGGAACTCTCATGATTGTTCCCAACAACTCCCTCACTCAAGTCAATATTGAAAACTTCACCGGAGCCAAAAAGGTGATGTCTTTACTCTATCTTACCTTTTATCAGATCATCGAAGAGCAAGAACAAGCCCTAATTCGGGAAGTCATTCTCGCCAGTACCCAAGACATTTTTGGCATTAATCCCCGCAGTACCAACGTTACCTTTAGAACCCTAAACACTGGAGGTTCAGAGGCTAAAACCCAAGCCCAAATTACCCTGTTTATCCTCGGTTCCGGTAAAGCTTCCATGGACATTCGCCGACAAATGATCGATCGCGCCCGTCAGAATATTACCGTAAAGCTCAAGGAGTATGGCGTTCAGTTTGATATTGAAGAACCCAATATTTATGTTGATTCTCCAATCACCATATAATGATACAGCCATTTCAAATGAGCGATCGGGGTAACACTCGGTTTTTCCTATTCCCTATTCCTGATTTCCATATTTCTATATGAATGTTTCTGCCTGGACTCAATTGACTGATTCAACCGTGAATCTGCTCGATCAATACAGTATTCCCTATCCCCTAGTTTTTCTAGTATTTGTCTTAGGATCGATTCTCATCAGTAAAGCTACCCCTAACTTTGTTCGTTTTGTCCTTAACCGCACCTTTTCTGGACAAGTTAATCGTCTGTATGAAGATTTTGTGGAACCCCTCAAAAAAGAATTTCGAGTCGCAGGAAGTTTTATTTTAATTTATTTTTCCCTAGCATGGCTCGAAAATAACCCTGGACTTTATAAGTTTACCCAGCCCTTTATCACCCTAGGATTAACCATTAGTTTAGCCTGGCTCTGTTCCCGTATTTTTCGGCAGCTTGTTCGTATTTATGGCATTTCCATTGTCCGGAAACTGGGTATCGAAGTAGACGATTTTATCTTAATTATTGAAACCGTCGTTAATGTATTAATCGGCTTTTTTGCCGTTGTTGCCTTTGCCCAAAGTCAAAGAATTCCCCTGACTGCTTTACTCGCTGGGGTTTCTATTGGGGCTACTGCTGTGGCATTTGCGGCTAAAAGCACCCTAGAACAACTGTTAGGAACAATTGTTTTATATTTAGACCGACCGTTTATTGCTGGGGAATATATTCGGTTACCCGATGGTTTATATGGGCGTGTGGAATCGATTGGATTACGGTCTACAAAAATTAGAACGGCTGCCAAAAGCACCTTATTTATTATGCCTAATAATACGTTAGCCAATCTGGGGATTGAAAATGTCACCAGAGGTAAAAAAGTGATGGTCTTGCTCTACTTAGATTTCAATCGCTATTTGCAAGAGCGGGAACAATCGTTGGTTCAACAAGTGGTCAAAGAAAGTACGGATGCTCTATTTGGAATTGATCCAGGTAGCACGAGTATTGTTTTGCTAAATGATGAAAATTCTCATCAGAATACCAGAGCTAGGGTTACATTTTTCATCCTTGGATCTAATGAGAATTCTATTCAACTGAGGAAACGTTTACTTGAATTGGCTAATCAAAAAGTTACCAAAAAACTAATGGAGTTCGGAATTGAATTTACCCTGCAAGAACCGAATATTTATGTAGAATCTCCAGTCACTATTTAAATTTCTGAGCTTAAACCATATTTCCCATCTTAGGCTAAGGGGTCGTCATCATCCATTTGCACATCTAAATTAGCGGCTAAAACTTCTGCCATCATTACTTCTAATGCAGCCGTATTCAAAGAACTAACGGGTTGATTTTGTAGCGGATTGGAAAGAGGGATTAACCGCAGGACACGGTTATCTTGAACTAAATCAAAATAGGTTTCTTGGTCGTCAGATTGCTGAAGTTCTAAATAATCAAAGCTTTGAATGTTCAAATATAGGGTATGATTAGCCAGGATCGTCGATCGCAGGGGATCGGAAAAGACCTCTTGGATATAGGCTTCTCCCGTCGCTTGGGTTTGCCGATCGAGCAGTTCAACGTAACGCACACGATGGAGATCCCCGATCGCCTTCTGAATATCCTGTGGATTCACAATAATGCCTCTGTTGAGAATGCAAGGAGCAGGTAACCGTGTATTGCCAGGCAATTGATCGTAATTCATGGGAAAAACTCTCTAATTTCAAAAGAGGACGACAAGACTACTGACGATTTGACATCCCAAGACTGCACCCTAGGATAAAATAGCCTATAAAGTAGCCTATGAGACAATTCTATCCTAACTCTTTGGTGAATACTTGCCAGATTCTACGGATTTTTTGATCGAATTCTGGGTATCGATCGCCCAAGTAAAAGGGAAGATTCAGATCGACGGCCAAGAAAACAGAGTAGATGTCTATTCGCAGATTAACATAGAGCATAGGGGGAGTGGCAATGAAATGGATGTGGAATTTTTGGGGAGCGATCTCCTTTTACACCCGTGTTCCGATTCCCTCTTCTTGGCCCTTAGAGTTTTCGGGGATCGCTCGGTTTGCCCCTCTCGTAGGACTGCTGATTGGAGTCATCCTAGGGGGGATTGATGGGGGATTATGGGCCGTAGGAATGCCTAATTTAACCCGCAGTTCAGTGATTATTGCGCTTTGGGTGGGTATAACTGGGGGATTACACTTAGATGGAGCTATGGATACGGCTGATGGGTTAAGTGTTACGGATGGCGATCGCCGTTTGGAGGCGATGAGCGATAGCGTCACGGGGGCATTTGGAGCCATGTCAGCCATCCTGATTCTGTTACTGAAAACGGCGGCTCTGAGTTCTTTGACTCAACCCCATCTGTGGATCGTGACCGCTATTCCCGCATGGGCAAGAGCAGGACAACTGATTGCCATTTGGCGCTATCCGTATCTGAAACCCACAGGAAAAGGAGCCTTTCATAAAGCCACTATTCAATCGTATAAAGACGTTTTACCCGCTTTAGTTCTGCTCATAGCTCTGAGTGGTCTAGCAGCAGCGCTTAATCCCCAAGAGAGTATTCAGATTCTCAGCTTAACATTAGGATGGGCGGCGATCGCCTGGGGAAGCGGATGGTGGTTCAATCGCCAACTCGGAGGCCACACCGGAGACACCTATGGCGCAGTCGTCGAGTGGACAGAAGCATGGGGTTTAGTTTGGGCCGTTTTAATTCAGTCATGAGTAATCTTCATCCCCCCATTCCCCCATCCCCCCATCCCCCCACTCCCCGATCGCCGGTACGGTACAATAAAGAAATATGCTTGTTAACCTTGTCGAAACCGTTCCCATGAATAGTGCTTTCCTGAACCGCCTACAGAGTCCAGAACGTCCCGTCATCGTCTTTGATGGCGCGATGGGAACCAACCTCCAAGTTCAGAACTTAACCGCAGAGGACTTTGGAGGCCCAGAATATGAAGGGTGTAATGAATATTTAATCAAAACCAAACCAGAGGCGATCGCCAAAGTTCACCGTGATTTCCTCAGTGCCGGATGTGATGTGATTGAAACCGATACCTTTGGGGCAGCCTCCATCGTCCTCGCTGAATATGACCTAGCCGACCAAGCCTACGAACTCAACAAAGCCGCCGCAGAACTGGCTAAAAGCATCACCGCCGAATTTTCCACCCCAGAAAAACCCCGGTTTGTCGCCGGTGCGATCGGGCCAACCACTAAACTA
This window contains:
- a CDS encoding mechanosensitive ion channel family protein, with product MENTASDLATFPTQWLGIGLFALAIASIILGLRALPGIILRAILLLLPSQAATILEKTVTPFKGLIRIVFLFALVDLTLILWDLDFLSPWGERIVSLSLTVTTSVLASRIFQQFFDVYLIDAAFQSGRKVNSELLIVSKWTVNAAIIILAILLFAQTHQVNVIGLLASLGVGGLAIAFAAQNTLSQFLGGIVLYIDRPFVVDDYIGLPDGTFGRVESIGLRSTKIRTSGKGTLMIVPNNSLTQVNIENFTGAKKVMSLLYLTFYQIIEEQEQALIREVILASTQDIFGINPRSTNVTFRTLNTGGSEAKTQAQITLFILGSGKASMDIRRQMIDRARQNITVKLKEYGVQFDIEEPNIYVDSPITI
- a CDS encoding mechanosensitive ion channel family protein; its protein translation is MNVSAWTQLTDSTVNLLDQYSIPYPLVFLVFVLGSILISKATPNFVRFVLNRTFSGQVNRLYEDFVEPLKKEFRVAGSFILIYFSLAWLENNPGLYKFTQPFITLGLTISLAWLCSRIFRQLVRIYGISIVRKLGIEVDDFILIIETVVNVLIGFFAVVAFAQSQRIPLTALLAGVSIGATAVAFAAKSTLEQLLGTIVLYLDRPFIAGEYIRLPDGLYGRVESIGLRSTKIRTAAKSTLFIMPNNTLANLGIENVTRGKKVMVLLYLDFNRYLQEREQSLVQQVVKESTDALFGIDPGSTSIVLLNDENSHQNTRARVTFFILGSNENSIQLRKRLLELANQKVTKKLMEFGIEFTLQEPNIYVESPVTI
- the cobS gene encoding adenosylcobinamide-GDP ribazoletransferase produces the protein MWNFWGAISFYTRVPIPSSWPLEFSGIARFAPLVGLLIGVILGGIDGGLWAVGMPNLTRSSVIIALWVGITGGLHLDGAMDTADGLSVTDGDRRLEAMSDSVTGAFGAMSAILILLLKTAALSSLTQPHLWIVTAIPAWARAGQLIAIWRYPYLKPTGKGAFHKATIQSYKDVLPALVLLIALSGLAAALNPQESIQILSLTLGWAAIAWGSGWWFNRQLGGHTGDTYGAVVEWTEAWGLVWAVLIQS